The following are encoded together in the Geobacter sulfurreducens PCA genome:
- the dinB gene encoding DNA polymerase IV, giving the protein MSNHRTILHLDMNAFFASVEQQADPSLQGKPVAVIGSGARTIITTASYEARAHGVGTGMTTHEAKRLCPELILVIGNNREYTRISKLIFEMLGQFTPLVEVFSIDEAFLDLTGSLRLFGRADVIAREIKARIRDRFGLTCSIGIAPNKLLAKLASDMQKPDGLTIIPPENVASLMKTTPIRSLCGIGPSTEQRLKYLGISTCNDLGHFSSKILTRHFGAMGARLKQMGQGIDDSPVIPTTTEEEVKSVSHSTTLDHDLTNKDDIHKYLLMLSEMVGRRARRYKTKGKTVTLTIRYADFTTFSRQETLPSPLNRSGDIYRAVTALLDTLQLTQPIRLLGVAISNLVHASEQLPLFPEERRLTTLSQAMDQVNDRFGETTITFGTLLGQDNCSHVIAPAWRPAGIRDVKVK; this is encoded by the coding sequence ATGAGCAATCATCGAACCATTCTCCATCTGGACATGAACGCCTTTTTTGCCTCGGTTGAGCAACAAGCAGACCCATCCCTCCAAGGAAAGCCAGTTGCGGTCATCGGGTCAGGCGCGCGCACCATCATCACTACCGCATCCTACGAGGCACGCGCCCACGGGGTCGGCACGGGCATGACAACCCACGAAGCAAAACGGCTCTGCCCGGAATTGATCCTCGTTATCGGCAACAACCGGGAATACACCCGTATTTCAAAACTGATCTTCGAAATGCTCGGGCAATTCACCCCCCTTGTGGAAGTCTTTTCCATTGACGAAGCCTTTCTCGACTTGACCGGTTCGCTTCGACTTTTCGGCCGCGCCGACGTGATTGCCCGCGAGATCAAAGCCCGCATAAGGGACCGATTCGGCCTCACCTGCTCCATCGGCATCGCTCCCAACAAGCTTTTGGCAAAGCTGGCCTCGGACATGCAAAAGCCCGATGGTCTCACCATCATCCCCCCCGAAAACGTGGCTTCACTCATGAAAACGACCCCGATCCGCAGCCTCTGCGGAATAGGCCCATCCACTGAACAACGACTGAAATACCTCGGCATTTCAACCTGTAACGATCTGGGACACTTCAGCTCCAAGATACTTACCCGACATTTCGGTGCCATGGGAGCACGACTCAAACAGATGGGACAGGGCATTGACGACTCTCCCGTAATACCGACCACAACGGAAGAAGAAGTTAAAAGCGTCAGCCACAGTACAACCCTGGACCACGACCTCACCAACAAGGACGACATACATAAGTACCTGCTTATGTTATCGGAGATGGTAGGACGCCGCGCGCGCCGCTACAAAACCAAAGGGAAAACAGTTACCCTAACAATACGGTATGCCGATTTCACCACGTTCAGCCGCCAGGAAACCCTCCCCTCCCCATTGAATCGAAGCGGCGACATTTATCGAGCCGTCACTGCACTGCTCGACACACTCCAATTAACGCAACCAATACGACTCCTGGGCGTTGCCATCAGCAACCTTGTACATGCCTCGGAACAGCTCCCCCTCTTCCCGGAAGAACGGCGGCTCACAACCCTCTCGCAAGCCATGGATCAAGTCAATGACCGGTTCGGAGAAACCACCATCACCTTTGGCACCTTGCTGGGACAAGACAACTGCTCGCACGTTATCGCCCCTGCCTGGAGACCCGCTGGCATACGTGACGTAAAAGTAAAATAA
- the lexA gene encoding transcriptional repressor LexA has translation METLTSRQRTVLEFITAHVDRHGYPPTMREIARHLNVNGTLGVAKHLEALARKGYLQREPGNSRGITLTGQTRHTPTVSLPVIGVVRAGVPQIATEEIEEHISIDQSLVKGGAFFLRVKGDSMINAAIIEGDLALVRPQQTAENRDIVVAMIDGEATLKRFYQGADHIRLQPENPNMAPIIVRSGVQEAWIIGKVVGIYRRMD, from the coding sequence ATGGAAACACTTACCTCTCGCCAGCGCACGGTGCTTGAGTTCATAACCGCCCACGTGGATCGCCACGGCTATCCTCCTACCATGCGGGAAATAGCCCGCCACCTGAACGTGAACGGCACACTGGGCGTTGCAAAACACCTTGAGGCTCTTGCCCGGAAAGGCTATCTCCAGCGGGAACCGGGGAACTCGCGCGGCATAACTCTGACTGGGCAGACACGGCACACCCCTACCGTTTCGTTACCCGTGATCGGAGTCGTGCGGGCCGGGGTTCCCCAGATCGCCACAGAGGAAATCGAGGAGCACATATCGATTGATCAATCCCTGGTCAAAGGAGGTGCCTTTTTTCTCAGAGTCAAGGGTGACTCCATGATCAACGCCGCGATCATCGAAGGGGACCTGGCCCTGGTCCGCCCCCAGCAAACAGCGGAAAACCGCGACATCGTGGTAGCCATGATCGACGGCGAAGCAACACTCAAACGTTTCTACCAAGGAGCGGACCATATCCGGCTTCAGCCCGAAAATCCCAATATGGCCCCCATCATAGTTCGGAGCGGGGTACAGGAGGCATGGATAATCGGCAAAGTTGTGGGTATTTACCGGCGTATGGATTAA
- a CDS encoding chemotaxis protein CheX, with amino-acid sequence MAVKFFGQFLVEKEVVTREVLLQAIELQESVNLSFGATAMAMGLLTEADIEKVHNAQRCEDLRFGDMAVKLELLTADQMQQVLTRQKNGHLYIGEALVKVGGLSADDLPRYLDEFKADQAQYATDTVSIPAGLANPNIWEMMVDLSHKMLTRVALLTFRPEPCFMANRLPRKDVYAAMDFSGDVSGCYLMGVSTDAQARIARAILKEANVDEEPKEVLDDTVMEFINVVCGNIAAKAAQLGKSIEIAPPRIVEASAGIVPPPDHLCLCFPACLAEGDHVELAVFIKE; translated from the coding sequence ATGGCGGTCAAGTTTTTCGGACAGTTTCTCGTTGAAAAGGAAGTGGTAACGCGGGAAGTTCTGCTGCAGGCCATAGAATTACAGGAATCGGTAAACCTGAGTTTCGGCGCCACGGCCATGGCCATGGGGCTTCTGACCGAAGCCGACATCGAAAAAGTCCACAACGCCCAGCGGTGCGAAGACCTGCGCTTCGGCGACATGGCCGTCAAGCTGGAGCTTCTCACTGCCGACCAGATGCAGCAGGTGCTCACCCGCCAAAAGAACGGCCACCTTTACATCGGCGAAGCCCTGGTCAAGGTCGGCGGGCTTTCCGCCGACGACCTTCCCCGCTACCTGGACGAATTCAAGGCGGATCAGGCCCAGTATGCCACTGACACGGTAAGCATCCCGGCCGGCCTTGCAAACCCGAACATCTGGGAAATGATGGTCGACCTCTCCCACAAGATGCTTACCCGGGTGGCGCTTCTCACCTTCCGTCCCGAGCCGTGCTTCATGGCGAATCGGCTGCCCAGGAAGGATGTTTACGCGGCCATGGATTTCTCCGGCGACGTCTCCGGGTGCTACCTCATGGGAGTGTCGACGGACGCCCAGGCCAGAATCGCCAGGGCAATCCTCAAGGAAGCCAATGTGGACGAAGAGCCCAAGGAGGTTCTGGACGACACGGTGATGGAATTCATCAACGTGGTATGTGGTAACATAGCCGCCAAGGCGGCTCAACTCGGCAAATCAATCGAAATCGCACCTCCCAGGATCGTTGAGGCATCCGCCGGTATCGTTCCGCCGCCCGATCACCTTTGCCTGTGCTTCCCTGCATGCCTGGCCGAGGGGGATCACGTCGAGCTGGCAGTCTTTATCAAGGAATAA
- a CDS encoding response regulator, which translates to MKKVLIVDDSISVARQLDKILSESGEFQVVGHGKNGMEAIRMHQTEHPDIICMDMNMPGMDGLTALRTLVALDKNIKVVMVTSLGGVGDKFTEALRLGARTVISKPFEADNVLKILREL; encoded by the coding sequence ATGAAAAAAGTTCTCATTGTGGACGACAGCATCTCGGTGGCCCGTCAGCTTGACAAGATTCTTTCGGAAAGCGGCGAATTCCAGGTGGTCGGACACGGCAAGAACGGCATGGAGGCCATCCGCATGCACCAGACCGAGCACCCGGACATCATCTGCATGGACATGAACATGCCGGGCATGGATGGACTTACGGCCCTGCGGACCTTGGTGGCCCTTGATAAGAACATCAAGGTTGTGATGGTCACCTCTCTGGGTGGAGTCGGCGACAAATTTACTGAAGCCCTGCGGCTCGGAGCCCGGACAGTCATCTCTAAGCCTTTTGAGGCTGACAATGTACTGAAGATCCTCCGCGAGCTCTAA
- the ldhH gene encoding L-lactate dehydrogenase (quinone) large subunit LdhH — protein sequence MARDVIRQKINDAFLRKALKNFAAAYPVARAKAFEGVDFEALRSRIAAFKKEGLARLPEMVKEFTASAERSGATVHLCATPEEANRTILEIIRKAGVNFLVKSKAMTSEEIELNHYLGNNGVTCLETDLGEWIIQLAGERPSHMVMPAIHKNREDVAELFSRETGLDCPPDIPHLVRVARETLRDGFLTGQVGLSGANVAMADSGAIGIVTNEGNGRLVTTLPRIHIALVGVDKIVPTLSEALDVITILPKNATGQKITSYVSFIKGPTGEGRELHIVLLDNGRTRLAADPDFSEALACVKCGACANVCPIYEIVGGHVFGHIYVGGIGLVLTPFFHGLDKAEDILKLCIGCRKCNEVCAAKIDIEGLIVDLRDKIRKPAGQKFLFGTLMKNRALFHATLRTAYLAQKPFQSEGGRIRHLPLILNRETANRSLPPIAEKPFRDLIAEQPGTKKQGAASRETVLFYSGCLADFVYPEMCLDTVKSLEALGYEVSFPQKQSCCGIPARYSGEMGVARDLAKINIDVLLEEDADYVVTICPTCTMSLRHDFPKLLSTEPPWREKAERLAAKTFNFSELAARKAGSGIPTHETVNGGKETVTYHDACHLKRGCGVHEEPRRVLRELVGVEIAEMTDCDKCCGFGGSYSIKYPEISQEVLKNKMETIRETGARTVAVDCPGCKLQIEGGLEAAGTGIAVEHSATLLARRLVTP from the coding sequence ATGGCACGGGACGTTATCAGGCAAAAAATCAACGACGCATTTCTGCGCAAAGCTCTTAAGAATTTTGCCGCAGCCTATCCGGTGGCACGGGCCAAGGCCTTTGAAGGGGTTGATTTCGAGGCGCTTCGGTCAAGGATAGCGGCCTTCAAAAAGGAGGGCCTTGCACGGTTGCCGGAGATGGTGAAGGAATTTACCGCCAGCGCCGAGCGGTCAGGGGCAACGGTTCATCTCTGCGCCACCCCCGAAGAGGCGAACCGGACCATCCTGGAGATCATCCGCAAGGCCGGCGTAAACTTCCTCGTAAAATCAAAAGCCATGACCTCCGAGGAGATCGAGCTGAATCACTACCTGGGAAACAACGGGGTAACCTGCCTGGAAACCGATCTGGGCGAGTGGATCATCCAGCTGGCCGGCGAACGCCCCTCCCACATGGTCATGCCCGCCATCCACAAAAACCGGGAGGATGTGGCGGAACTCTTCAGCCGGGAAACCGGCCTGGACTGCCCACCGGACATCCCACACTTGGTCAGGGTTGCCCGGGAAACGCTGCGCGATGGCTTCCTCACCGGCCAGGTCGGACTGTCGGGAGCCAATGTGGCGATGGCCGATTCGGGTGCCATCGGCATAGTCACCAATGAAGGGAACGGCCGACTCGTGACAACCCTTCCCCGTATCCACATCGCCCTGGTGGGGGTAGACAAGATCGTTCCCACCCTTTCCGAAGCCCTGGACGTGATCACCATCCTCCCCAAGAACGCCACAGGACAGAAGATCACCTCCTATGTATCCTTCATCAAAGGCCCCACGGGCGAAGGGCGGGAACTCCACATCGTGCTGCTCGACAACGGTCGGACCCGGCTGGCGGCCGATCCGGACTTTTCTGAAGCCCTGGCCTGTGTCAAATGTGGTGCCTGCGCCAATGTCTGCCCTATTTACGAAATCGTGGGCGGCCACGTGTTCGGCCATATCTACGTAGGGGGGATCGGGCTGGTGCTGACCCCCTTCTTCCACGGTCTCGACAAGGCCGAAGACATCCTCAAGCTCTGCATTGGCTGTCGCAAGTGCAACGAAGTCTGCGCGGCAAAGATCGATATCGAAGGGCTCATCGTGGATCTGCGGGATAAGATCCGAAAGCCCGCCGGGCAAAAATTCCTCTTCGGCACCCTCATGAAAAACCGCGCACTCTTTCATGCAACCCTGCGCACCGCATATCTGGCACAAAAACCGTTCCAGAGCGAAGGGGGGCGCATCCGGCACCTGCCGCTCATTCTCAACCGCGAAACAGCCAACCGCTCCCTTCCCCCCATTGCCGAGAAACCGTTCCGCGACCTGATCGCGGAACAGCCGGGAACGAAGAAACAGGGCGCGGCGTCACGGGAAACAGTGCTATTTTATTCCGGCTGCCTGGCCGATTTCGTCTACCCCGAGATGTGCCTGGATACCGTCAAGAGCCTGGAAGCCCTCGGTTATGAAGTCTCGTTCCCTCAGAAGCAGAGCTGTTGCGGCATACCGGCCCGCTATTCAGGAGAGATGGGCGTTGCCCGGGACCTGGCCAAAATCAACATCGATGTATTGCTGGAGGAGGATGCGGACTACGTGGTCACCATCTGTCCCACCTGCACCATGTCATTGCGGCATGACTTTCCCAAGCTTTTGTCGACCGAGCCCCCATGGCGGGAAAAGGCGGAGCGCTTGGCGGCCAAGACCTTCAACTTCTCCGAACTGGCCGCGCGGAAGGCGGGCTCCGGAATCCCCACGCACGAAACCGTGAACGGTGGAAAAGAGACCGTTACCTACCATGACGCCTGCCACCTCAAGCGGGGGTGCGGGGTACACGAGGAACCGCGCAGAGTGCTCAGAGAGCTTGTCGGCGTGGAGATCGCCGAGATGACCGACTGCGACAAGTGCTGTGGCTTCGGCGGTTCCTATTCCATCAAGTACCCCGAGATTTCCCAGGAGGTCTTGAAAAACAAGATGGAGACCATCAGGGAAACCGGTGCGCGCACCGTGGCCGTGGACTGCCCCGGCTGCAAACTTCAGATCGAAGGGGGGCTGGAAGCCGCCGGAACCGGCATTGCCGTAGAGCACTCCGCCACCCTCCTGGCGAGACGTCTCGTAACCCCTTAA
- a CDS encoding LutC/YkgG family protein, which yields MISTFTVAAEAVGATVKRFTDLNGAVDYLLDLTANRPVAASSLSSRLAAMLETITPLPSERLADAEVGISEADAGIAETGSVLLELTAPAQRAATALPLVHAVVLRASTIVPTLSALGERLGGLLAEGGSRYLSLITGPSRTADIERVLTIGVHGPRELHLLIIEGE from the coding sequence ATGATCTCGACCTTCACTGTGGCGGCGGAAGCGGTTGGCGCTACGGTAAAACGCTTTACCGATCTCAATGGTGCCGTCGATTATCTGCTGGACCTGACGGCGAACCGGCCGGTGGCGGCTTCGAGCCTGTCCTCCCGACTTGCCGCCATGCTCGAAACCATCACCCCCCTCCCCTCCGAAAGGCTTGCCGATGCCGAAGTGGGTATCAGCGAGGCGGACGCCGGTATTGCCGAAACCGGCAGCGTGCTGCTGGAACTTACCGCGCCGGCACAACGGGCGGCAACCGCCCTGCCGCTGGTACACGCGGTAGTTCTCAGGGCTTCGACCATTGTGCCGACGCTCTCCGCGCTGGGCGAGCGACTTGGCGGACTTCTGGCGGAAGGGGGCTCACGCTATCTCTCCCTCATAACCGGCCCGAGCCGCACTGCCGACATCGAGCGGGTTCTTACCATCGGCGTGCACGGCCCCAGGGAGCTCCACCTCCTGATCATCGAAGGAGAATAG
- a CDS encoding L-lactate permease, with the protein MPWIQVYTPVAGSLGLSALVAAIPLVVIFVCLALFKMKAHKAGLLALASAMLIAITVWGMPAKLAGLATAQGAAFGLFPVFYIVITTIFLYNITVKGGQFEIIRASLAGVTADRRLQALLIAFCFGAFIEGAAGFGTPVAIAGATLAGLGFQPLYAAGVCLVANTAPVAFGAIGIPIVALAGVMGYGDDGMMKLSTMVGRQLPFISVIIPFYVIMIMVGWKKTIEILPAIIVCGVTFALSQWATATYLGPYLPDVTASLASIIALVLLLRVWQPKTIYTFAHEAPVTGATEHHYTTGEVFRAWSPYLALTVMVLLWGIPSIKTVLDKSTVEIEVKGLHNMIVKKVAKPEDTLTKIAAASAEIDRQLTLLSPADPKQAAIAAKLMELKAFETQLAAVEQGLVGQGAVLTDERLKACDIVSKKMAETQKLCKELVKTAAVPANQFKPLDKALADHLPLKVAAKYKFNFMSAAGTAILIAAFLSALICGVGFADTFRILGKTLYDMRFPALTVASVLGLAYVMNASGMTNCLGLIFTKTGHWFPFIAPFLGWLGVFLTGSDTSSNVLFGGLQKATAEQLGISPILTGAANTSGGVMGKMISPQSLAVATAATGMVGEEGTLFRFTLKHSIFLTILVGIIVYLQAYVLQWMIP; encoded by the coding sequence ATGCCATGGATTCAAGTGTACACGCCGGTCGCCGGGAGTCTCGGGTTGTCTGCCCTCGTGGCAGCTATCCCCCTCGTTGTCATCTTCGTCTGTCTCGCCCTGTTCAAGATGAAAGCCCATAAGGCGGGGCTCCTGGCACTTGCCTCAGCCATGCTCATCGCCATCACCGTCTGGGGGATGCCTGCAAAGCTGGCGGGACTTGCTACCGCCCAGGGGGCTGCCTTTGGCCTCTTCCCGGTCTTCTATATCGTGATAACCACTATATTTCTCTACAATATCACGGTTAAGGGAGGGCAATTCGAAATCATCCGGGCATCACTGGCCGGGGTGACTGCCGACCGGCGCCTCCAGGCACTGCTCATTGCATTCTGTTTTGGGGCGTTCATCGAGGGTGCCGCCGGGTTCGGCACGCCAGTGGCAATCGCGGGTGCAACCCTGGCGGGTCTCGGCTTTCAGCCCCTCTATGCCGCTGGGGTCTGCCTGGTGGCCAATACCGCGCCGGTCGCCTTCGGTGCCATCGGTATTCCGATTGTGGCACTGGCCGGGGTCATGGGGTACGGTGATGACGGCATGATGAAGCTTTCCACCATGGTTGGCCGCCAGCTGCCATTCATCTCCGTCATTATTCCCTTCTACGTCATCATGATCATGGTCGGCTGGAAAAAAACCATCGAGATCCTTCCCGCCATCATCGTCTGTGGCGTTACATTCGCTCTGAGCCAGTGGGCTACCGCCACCTACCTTGGCCCCTATCTGCCGGACGTCACCGCTTCGTTGGCCTCAATCATCGCACTAGTCCTCCTGCTGCGGGTATGGCAGCCCAAGACCATCTACACCTTCGCCCACGAGGCTCCCGTCACCGGCGCGACCGAACACCACTACACGACTGGCGAGGTGTTCCGTGCCTGGTCTCCCTATCTTGCGCTCACCGTGATGGTGCTTCTCTGGGGTATTCCCTCCATCAAGACCGTGCTGGACAAGAGTACTGTGGAGATCGAGGTGAAGGGGCTCCACAACATGATCGTCAAAAAGGTGGCCAAGCCCGAAGATACCCTTACTAAAATTGCTGCCGCCTCCGCCGAGATCGATCGCCAGTTGACCCTGCTCTCGCCGGCCGATCCGAAGCAGGCCGCCATCGCTGCCAAACTTATGGAGCTCAAGGCGTTCGAAACCCAGCTCGCCGCGGTGGAGCAGGGGCTCGTGGGGCAGGGAGCTGTTCTTACCGATGAACGGCTCAAGGCCTGTGATATCGTGTCCAAAAAGATGGCCGAAACCCAGAAGCTCTGCAAGGAGCTCGTCAAGACCGCTGCTGTTCCCGCCAATCAGTTCAAGCCTCTTGACAAGGCACTGGCCGATCATCTCCCGCTGAAGGTCGCTGCAAAATACAAATTCAACTTCATGTCTGCCGCCGGTACCGCCATTCTGATCGCCGCCTTCCTTTCCGCTCTGATCTGCGGGGTAGGCTTTGCCGACACCTTCAGAATCCTCGGCAAGACCCTCTATGACATGCGCTTCCCGGCTCTCACCGTTGCCTCGGTCCTTGGACTCGCCTATGTCATGAATGCATCGGGAATGACCAATTGCCTCGGCCTCATCTTCACCAAGACCGGTCATTGGTTCCCCTTCATCGCACCGTTCCTCGGTTGGCTCGGCGTGTTTCTCACCGGTTCGGACACTTCGTCAAACGTACTTTTCGGCGGTCTGCAGAAAGCCACTGCCGAGCAACTCGGCATAAGCCCGATCCTAACCGGCGCAGCCAACACCAGCGGCGGCGTTATGGGCAAGATGATCTCTCCCCAGTCGCTGGCCGTGGCAACCGCGGCAACAGGCATGGTCGGGGAGGAGGGGACACTCTTCAGGTTTACTCTCAAACACTCGATCTTCCTTACGATTCTGGTCGGTATAATTGTCTACTTGCAGGCGTATGTGCTTCAGTGGATGATACCCTAG
- a CDS encoding FAD-binding oxidoreductase, producing the protein MDVSFISELKSIVGEEHTLADKESLACYGYDSTPEYESRPGAVVLPANEEEICRIMARCHAAGVPVTPRGSGTNLSGGSLGRPEGVVVQTSRLNSIVEIDEENLTATVQPGVVTSALHRAVEAKGLFYPPDPGSMNISTIGGNVAENAGGLRGLKYGVTADYVMGLHTALPDGSLLRTGGKAVKDVAGYNLNQLLVSSEGTLGLFTEVTVKLIPKPQAKKTMLVHFPVLENAALAVSHIVAARVIPATLEFMDRVTVKCIEDYAKVGLPLDVEAVLLIEVDGHPAQVEEDAVAVRRICAEHHCSSFQTAADADEALKLATARRVALSSLARVKPTTILEDATVPRSCIAPMVKFIQDTARKYNLTIGTFGHAGDGNLHPTCLTDERDKDEIARAHKAFEEIFDTALAMGGTITGEHGVGLSKKKYLPRLVGESGIRVMQGIKQAFDPTGILNPGKVF; encoded by the coding sequence ATGGACGTTTCATTCATTAGCGAACTGAAGAGCATAGTCGGCGAGGAACACACCCTCGCCGACAAGGAAAGCCTCGCCTGTTACGGCTATGATTCAACGCCGGAGTATGAAAGCCGGCCCGGAGCGGTGGTCCTTCCCGCCAACGAGGAGGAGATCTGCCGGATCATGGCCCGCTGCCATGCCGCAGGGGTCCCCGTGACTCCTCGCGGCTCCGGAACCAACCTGTCCGGAGGCTCTCTGGGCCGCCCCGAAGGGGTTGTCGTTCAGACGAGCCGGCTGAACAGCATCGTTGAAATCGACGAGGAAAACCTGACCGCCACTGTCCAGCCCGGCGTCGTAACCAGCGCACTGCACCGGGCAGTGGAAGCAAAGGGGCTCTTCTATCCGCCCGATCCGGGCAGCATGAACATCTCCACCATCGGCGGCAACGTGGCCGAAAACGCCGGTGGCTTGCGGGGCCTCAAATACGGAGTCACTGCCGACTATGTCATGGGGCTCCACACCGCTCTACCCGACGGCAGCCTCCTGCGGACCGGCGGCAAAGCCGTAAAGGACGTTGCCGGCTATAACCTGAACCAGCTCCTCGTCTCTTCCGAGGGGACCCTCGGGCTCTTCACCGAAGTGACTGTTAAACTGATTCCCAAGCCCCAAGCCAAGAAGACGATGCTCGTCCATTTCCCGGTGCTGGAAAACGCGGCCCTGGCAGTCTCCCATATCGTGGCCGCCCGGGTCATTCCGGCCACACTTGAGTTCATGGACCGGGTCACGGTCAAGTGTATCGAGGATTACGCCAAGGTGGGCCTGCCCCTGGATGTGGAGGCCGTGCTCCTCATCGAAGTGGACGGTCATCCGGCCCAGGTGGAGGAAGACGCAGTCGCGGTCCGGCGGATCTGCGCCGAGCACCATTGTTCGTCGTTCCAGACCGCGGCCGACGCCGACGAGGCTCTCAAGCTCGCTACTGCCCGGCGGGTGGCCCTTTCGTCCCTGGCCCGGGTCAAGCCCACCACTATCCTTGAGGACGCCACTGTCCCCCGGAGCTGCATTGCCCCCATGGTCAAGTTTATCCAGGACACGGCCCGGAAGTACAATCTCACCATCGGCACCTTCGGCCATGCCGGCGACGGCAACCTTCATCCCACTTGCCTCACCGACGAGCGGGATAAGGATGAGATCGCCCGGGCTCACAAGGCGTTCGAGGAAATCTTTGATACGGCTCTCGCCATGGGGGGAACTATCACCGGCGAGCATGGCGTGGGGCTTTCCAAGAAAAAGTATCTCCCGCGGCTTGTGGGAGAGTCCGGGATACGGGTGATGCAGGGGATCAAGCAGGCATTCGATCCGACGGGAATCCTGAATCCGGGGAAGGTGTTCTAG
- a CDS encoding (Fe-S)-binding protein — protein MEYVKLINCMRCGMCLPQCPTYKETFLETASPRGRVALMRKIEEGDLEVSERLLEYLSLCLDCQACASACPCGVNAGEMVAGYRCERRDGKELSTMENLILRRLLPHPDRLEAATAPMRLYQRTGLQKVVRKLGILKMFPPTLERMEGLLPELPVKPLRQTIDEVTPAVGPERGTIGFFLGCVMSLVFSEASYATVKLLSSLGYRVVTPKAQKCCGAPNMLSGDREGLLDAARFNVDLFAGHRLDFIVTDCGGCGAELKKYGHHLEDDSRAATFSAQVRDITQVLALHADELKAKLNPLSLKVTYHDPCHIAHCQGIRQEPRTLLRIVPELDFRELPEADACCGSGGTYNIEKPEMSDRVLRRKVENIKATGADVLVTANPGCLLQLRKALAQETPPIRVLHVTEVLAASLLPPLL, from the coding sequence ATGGAATACGTAAAATTGATCAACTGCATGCGCTGCGGCATGTGTCTGCCCCAGTGCCCCACATACAAGGAGACATTTCTGGAAACCGCCTCTCCCCGGGGGCGGGTGGCGCTCATGCGCAAGATCGAGGAGGGCGATCTCGAGGTGAGCGAGCGGCTGCTGGAATACCTCTCGCTGTGTCTCGACTGTCAGGCATGCGCCTCGGCCTGCCCCTGTGGGGTAAATGCCGGCGAGATGGTGGCTGGCTACAGGTGCGAACGCAGGGACGGGAAAGAGCTGTCGACGATGGAAAACCTCATCCTCAGAAGGCTTTTGCCGCATCCCGACCGGCTTGAGGCCGCAACGGCCCCCATGCGCCTCTATCAGCGGACAGGCCTTCAGAAGGTTGTCCGCAAACTCGGCATCCTAAAGATGTTTCCCCCAACCCTTGAGCGGATGGAAGGACTCCTGCCGGAGCTTCCGGTCAAGCCCCTGCGCCAGACCATCGACGAGGTGACCCCGGCGGTGGGACCGGAGCGCGGAACAATCGGCTTTTTTCTCGGCTGTGTCATGAGCCTGGTCTTTTCCGAGGCAAGCTATGCAACGGTGAAGCTCCTCTCATCGCTTGGCTATCGCGTCGTCACGCCGAAGGCCCAAAAGTGCTGCGGCGCCCCCAACATGCTGTCGGGCGATCGGGAGGGGCTTCTGGATGCGGCGCGGTTCAATGTGGATCTCTTTGCCGGCCATAGGCTTGATTTCATTGTCACCGACTGCGGTGGTTGCGGAGCCGAGCTCAAGAAATACGGCCATCACCTGGAAGATGACAGCCGGGCCGCGACCTTCAGTGCCCAGGTGCGCGACATCACGCAGGTCCTGGCCCTTCACGCCGACGAGCTGAAGGCGAAGCTTAACCCTCTGTCGCTCAAGGTGACTTACCACGATCCCTGTCACATCGCCCACTGTCAGGGGATACGCCAGGAGCCCCGCACGCTGCTCAGGATCGTGCCGGAGCTCGATTTCCGCGAGCTTCCCGAGGCCGATGCCTGCTGCGGCAGTGGTGGTACGTACAACATCGAGAAGCCGGAGATGTCCGACCGCGTGCTGCGCCGCAAGGTGGAGAACATCAAGGCCACTGGGGCCGACGTTCTCGTCACTGCCAACCCCGGCTGTCTTCTCCAGCTTCGTAAGGCCTTGGCCCAGGAGACGCCGCCCATCCGGGTACTGCATGTCACTGAGGTGCTTGCAGCAAGCCTCTTGCCCCCATTACTCTGA